In bacterium BMS3Abin08, the following proteins share a genomic window:
- the atpH gene encoding ATP synthase subunit delta gives MAQDQNKYAKKYARMLFNSCGIEGAGDVIKDLSVVCRITEESKELKNFFLSPLVSDDERSRGIDALSARLSFKEEVKRFLVFIAHRRAVAALPAVLKNFISIYFDRTRKTKATVVTPFKFNGEYERRLLESLKRLTKREVEIEYVYDPELLGGIVVKIGSTMYDGSIRGQLQRLRNQLAGV, from the coding sequence GTGGCACAGGATCAGAATAAATATGCAAAGAAATATGCGAGGATGCTCTTTAACTCCTGTGGCATCGAGGGGGCCGGGGATGTCATCAAGGACCTCTCGGTAGTATGCAGGATAACAGAGGAGAGCAAGGAGCTGAAGAACTTCTTTCTCAGCCCCCTTGTCTCGGATGATGAAAGAAGCAGGGGCATAGACGCCCTTTCAGCGAGGCTGTCTTTTAAGGAAGAAGTGAAGCGGTTCTTGGTGTTTATAGCTCACAGGCGCGCTGTTGCAGCCCTGCCCGCCGTTCTGAAGAATTTTATAAGTATTTATTTCGACAGGACGAGAAAGACCAAGGCGACGGTGGTTACGCCTTTTAAATTCAACGGTGAATACGAGAGGCGTCTTCTCGAATCCCTTAAGCGTTTGACGAAGAGGGAAGTGGAAATTGAGTACGTCTACGATCCTGAGTTGCTTGGCGGTATCGTTGTGAAGATCGGGAGCACCATGTATGACGGCAGCATCAGAGGCCAGCTCCAGCGTTTGAGGAATCAGTTGGCGGGTGTGTAA